From a region of the Qipengyuania spongiae genome:
- a CDS encoding efflux RND transporter periplasmic adaptor subunit, with the protein MMIGLVDQRHFRGIAAKSARRSHAAETGADDDDPGAVRRFGMRQVQRKRLALQLGLPIATSDDMKTYSFHFGRMSKSDSRRTIFRPKFFMLRIFVSLIFACLVAGCDDAPIPEEADRRPVKLYTVAAGGQARTYEFPAIIEASTSSDLTFDVPGKIVRLTVDQGDFVRAGTVIAQLDQTIARNQLVQAREQYEAAQDAFRRADALVGEGAIPRAVHVQRETQRDTARAELDNAREQLEKTVLRAPFSGRVARRLTEPFEYVSPQQPVVTLQTAGSAKVVVQVPSSIVANAEQRAPINAAIALDSLPDRRFAARFGSFATDATRQSLTYEATFLFDPPSGALILPGMTGTLHVELDTDDAEMPAVPLEAIVGRDEKTFVWRVDRRTGAIALRRVTVGKGAGGMLPVTAGIGRGDLIVAAGVANLEEGMKVRPYERD; encoded by the coding sequence GTGATGATTGGTTTGGTCGATCAGCGTCACTTCCGCGGCATTGCCGCGAAGAGCGCGCGCCGCAGCCATGCCGCCGAAACCGGCGCCGACGATGACGACCCGGGGGCGGTTCGTCGATTCGGGATGAGACAGGTTCAGCGAAAGCGTTTGGCCTTGCAATTGGGTCTTCCTATTGCGACGAGCGATGATATGAAAACTTATTCGTTTCATTTTGGGCGCATGTCAAAGTCTGATTCGCGCCGAACCATTTTCAGACCCAAATTCTTCATGCTGCGCATATTCGTTTCGCTAATTTTCGCATGCCTTGTTGCAGGTTGCGACGATGCTCCCATTCCGGAGGAGGCCGATCGGCGTCCGGTCAAACTCTACACCGTGGCGGCAGGCGGTCAGGCGAGGACTTACGAGTTTCCCGCGATCATCGAGGCAAGCACATCTTCGGATCTAACCTTCGATGTGCCGGGCAAGATCGTCCGGCTGACGGTGGACCAGGGCGATTTCGTCAGGGCCGGCACGGTGATCGCGCAGCTCGACCAGACCATCGCGCGCAACCAGCTCGTCCAGGCACGCGAACAGTACGAGGCGGCACAGGATGCATTCCGCCGCGCCGACGCGCTGGTCGGCGAAGGCGCGATTCCGCGGGCAGTGCACGTTCAGCGCGAAACGCAGCGCGACACTGCGCGAGCCGAACTTGACAATGCGCGCGAGCAGTTGGAGAAGACCGTCTTGCGGGCGCCCTTTTCGGGCCGCGTGGCCAGGCGACTGACCGAGCCGTTCGAATATGTTTCGCCGCAGCAGCCGGTCGTGACCTTACAGACCGCCGGTTCCGCCAAGGTGGTGGTCCAGGTTCCCTCGTCCATCGTTGCCAATGCCGAGCAGCGGGCCCCGATCAACGCGGCGATCGCGCTCGACAGTCTTCCCGACAGGCGGTTCGCGGCCCGGTTCGGCTCGTTCGCCACCGACGCCACGCGTCAGTCGCTCACCTACGAGGCGACGTTCCTGTTCGATCCGCCTTCCGGCGCGCTGATCCTGCCGGGCATGACGGGAACACTGCATGTCGAGCTCGATACCGATGATGCCGAGATGCCGGCTGTGCCACTGGAAGCGATCGTTGGGCGTGACGAAAAGACATTCGTCTGGCGCGTGGACCGCAGGACGGGAGCCATCGCGCTGCGCCGCGTCACCGTAGGCAAGGGAGCAGGCGGAATGCTGCCTGTAACTGCCGGCATCGGCCGCGGAGACCTGATAGTGGCTGCTGGCGTGGCCAATCTCGAAGAGGGGATGAAAGTCCGCCCCTACGAGCGGGACTGA
- a CDS encoding NAD(P)/FAD-dependent oxidoreductase: MAAARALRGNAAEVTLIDQTNHHLFQPLLYQVATAALSPSDIATATRVLMRGGSNLSVLMAEVTGVDIRARSVLLRDGHRLPYDYLVLATGSASSFFGQDNWREHTLVLKTIEDALAIRARLLEAFERAEQSTDDAEIRRLLTFAIVGGGPTGVELAGTISELARATLARDFSRIDPRDTRVVLCEAGGRLLSGFDPALSTYATEALTSMGVEVRIGTAVEAIDPTGVVLGSERIDTGAVLWCAGTEARPAAEWLGIDGVRNGAVTVRSDCSVPGHPNIFAIGDVASFEAGGDERLPALAPVAKQQGTYVGKLLAARIAGRREPGAFRYRDYGTMAVIGRSRAAAQFGRLRLTGFLAWLVWSLIHLMLLVDFRSRLVVYVNWAWAWFTYGRGARLLTGSTTSDARQPPLSDPESGRPDDK, translated from the coding sequence ATGGCTGCGGCGCGCGCTCTTCGCGGCAATGCCGCGGAAGTGACGCTGATCGACCAAACCAATCATCACCTGTTTCAACCGCTGCTATACCAGGTCGCGACTGCGGCGCTTTCCCCGTCCGATATCGCTACGGCCACCCGTGTGCTGATGCGCGGCGGGTCAAACCTAAGTGTGTTGATGGCGGAGGTTACAGGCGTCGATATCAGGGCGCGCTCGGTGCTGCTGCGCGATGGGCATCGGTTGCCATACGATTATCTCGTACTCGCCACGGGATCGGCCTCGAGCTTTTTTGGACAGGACAACTGGCGCGAACACACGCTGGTTCTCAAGACGATTGAGGATGCGCTTGCCATCCGCGCGCGGTTGCTGGAAGCGTTCGAGCGGGCCGAGCAGTCGACCGACGACGCAGAGATACGACGCCTCCTGACCTTTGCTATTGTTGGGGGCGGCCCAACTGGCGTGGAACTGGCTGGGACCATCTCCGAACTCGCACGCGCGACTTTGGCGCGCGATTTCTCTCGCATCGATCCGCGCGACACGCGTGTGGTCCTATGCGAGGCGGGCGGCCGTTTGCTGTCGGGTTTCGATCCCGCGCTTTCGACCTATGCGACCGAAGCTCTAACCTCGATGGGGGTGGAGGTGCGGATTGGCACGGCCGTCGAGGCAATCGATCCCACCGGCGTGGTGCTCGGTAGCGAGCGGATAGATACCGGAGCCGTGCTGTGGTGTGCCGGCACTGAGGCCCGTCCGGCTGCTGAATGGCTTGGAATCGATGGGGTCCGCAACGGGGCTGTAACGGTCCGGTCCGATTGTTCGGTGCCGGGTCATCCAAACATCTTTGCGATCGGGGACGTCGCAAGTTTCGAAGCAGGCGGCGACGAGCGCTTGCCGGCTCTTGCACCAGTTGCCAAGCAGCAGGGCACATATGTCGGGAAGCTGCTCGCGGCCCGTATCGCCGGTCGGCGCGAGCCCGGCGCCTTCCGCTACCGCGACTATGGTACCATGGCGGTGATCGGGCGCTCGCGTGCGGCGGCGCAATTCGGCAGGCTCCGGCTCACGGGATTTCTCGCCTGGCTGGTCTGGTCACTTATACATTTGATGCTGCTTGTGGACTTTCGCAGCCGCCTGGTCGTCTATGTCAACTGGGCTTGGGCATGGTTTACTTACGGACGCGGGGCGCGGTTGTTGACGGGATCAACCACAAGCGATGCCCGGCAGCCGCCGCTCAGCGACCCAGAAAGCGGGCGGCCCGATGACAAGTAG
- a CDS encoding UvrD-helicase domain-containing protein has translation MIEWILLGLLGAGALSGAKKKDSLASRPARTSGGSSYSTNRQASETERKQKIEAWRAQWEPTVDRSGWIPAGTIDRILATFPAPEQPSTWLNRFNRTDPIRDELSAEFEAHNQTFLARQKERLKSFFDTIEKNPLTDEQVKACVCMDGRVQIVAAAGSGKTSTMVAKAGYALHEGLAQGSQILLLAFNADAANELAERTQDRLSELAGAAELTSKTFHGFGLHVIAKATGKKPSLAPWVENAGEDIKMIVSIIDELCQQDQSFKNDWHMFRTVHGRDVGLWNVPAEPDAYANGRRGFRTANGEIVKSKEERLIADWLFYHHVPYQYERPYEHDTASETHRQYHPDFFYPDVALYHEHFALNAAGEAPEHFGPSYTEGVRWKRQLHETMGTRLFETTSDQISSGAALPLLEAELANSGVTIKFDPDREATGSQPITPQQLAGTIRVFQQHVKSNGLSHADLQQALKAQSKNAHADRLARFVSIYERVAAGWESKLKDGGYVDFEDMLILAADHVESGRYSNPFTFILSDEFQDSSRARIRLLKALAGPHEASRHLCVVGDDWQGINRFAGADNSVMPEFEKIFPAATRLTLNRTFRSPQAICDVSSQFIQANPAQIRKEVASNNHYETRQYLFAYGFEDQSRANEHLVEQLAQMQRFLKAGKLEPGKNGRLSVLLLGRYRNDRPANLQQWKERFADSIDLDFKTVHSSKGLEADYVMLLNVVEGNLGFPSQIEDDPVLQIPMPEPDPFPMAEERRLFYVALTRAKRQVRIYTSLAQPSRFLIELVKNGSIVIEPVDAAPLEPCPVCSVGVVTRRTGRHGDFESCSTWPRCEFKRNIESDESKKGESPVRLSGNVAQGSTCPSCERGKMVRIDGKYGEFLGCSEFPTCKTTARIG, from the coding sequence TTGATCGAGTGGATACTCCTTGGACTTCTGGGTGCTGGCGCTTTGAGCGGCGCCAAAAAAAAGGATTCCCTCGCTTCTCGGCCGGCTCGAACGAGCGGAGGCAGTTCCTATTCGACCAACCGTCAAGCTTCTGAAACGGAGCGGAAGCAGAAGATCGAAGCATGGCGGGCCCAATGGGAACCGACCGTAGACCGTAGCGGATGGATCCCCGCCGGCACCATAGACCGAATTCTTGCAACATTTCCCGCCCCGGAACAGCCGTCCACTTGGCTCAACAGATTCAATCGGACAGACCCTATTCGCGACGAGCTGTCCGCCGAGTTCGAAGCGCACAATCAGACTTTTCTGGCTCGCCAAAAGGAAAGGCTGAAAAGCTTCTTCGACACGATTGAGAAAAATCCGCTGACGGATGAACAGGTCAAAGCGTGCGTATGCATGGATGGCCGCGTACAAATTGTTGCCGCCGCCGGATCTGGCAAGACATCGACGATGGTTGCCAAGGCAGGCTACGCTCTTCACGAGGGATTGGCGCAAGGCAGCCAGATATTGCTGCTCGCGTTCAACGCTGATGCCGCAAATGAATTGGCCGAGCGGACCCAAGATCGCTTGAGCGAGCTTGCGGGCGCGGCCGAACTAACCTCCAAGACATTTCATGGCTTCGGTCTGCACGTCATTGCAAAAGCCACCGGGAAGAAGCCATCATTGGCGCCTTGGGTCGAAAATGCTGGCGAAGACATCAAGATGATCGTCAGCATCATTGATGAGCTCTGCCAGCAGGATCAATCCTTCAAGAACGACTGGCATATGTTCCGGACCGTCCACGGCAGGGATGTGGGGCTCTGGAATGTACCGGCTGAGCCTGACGCCTATGCCAATGGGAGACGAGGATTCCGGACAGCCAATGGCGAGATCGTCAAAAGTAAGGAAGAGCGACTGATCGCCGACTGGCTGTTCTACCACCATGTTCCCTACCAATACGAACGCCCTTACGAGCACGACACGGCAAGCGAGACGCATCGGCAATATCATCCCGACTTCTTCTATCCCGATGTGGCGCTCTATCACGAGCACTTTGCGCTGAACGCTGCTGGCGAAGCACCTGAACATTTCGGGCCGTCATACACCGAAGGCGTGCGGTGGAAGAGGCAGCTCCATGAAACGATGGGCACCAGGCTTTTCGAGACGACCTCAGACCAGATCTCGAGTGGAGCCGCCTTGCCCCTGCTTGAAGCAGAGCTGGCCAACAGCGGTGTGACGATCAAGTTCGATCCCGATAGGGAGGCAACTGGTTCGCAGCCGATCACTCCTCAGCAGCTTGCAGGGACAATTCGTGTCTTTCAGCAGCACGTGAAGAGCAATGGGCTGAGCCACGCAGATCTGCAGCAAGCTTTGAAGGCTCAGTCGAAGAATGCCCATGCGGATCGGCTAGCCAGATTTGTCAGCATCTACGAACGCGTTGCGGCAGGCTGGGAAAGCAAACTGAAGGATGGTGGCTACGTCGACTTCGAAGACATGCTCATCCTCGCTGCAGATCATGTCGAGAGTGGCCGCTACAGCAACCCGTTCACTTTCATCCTGTCGGATGAGTTCCAGGACAGCTCACGTGCTCGCATCCGCCTGCTGAAGGCTTTGGCCGGCCCCCATGAGGCATCCAGGCACTTGTGTGTGGTTGGCGATGATTGGCAAGGCATCAACCGCTTCGCCGGCGCCGACAACTCTGTAATGCCGGAGTTCGAAAAGATCTTCCCGGCCGCAACGCGGCTGACATTGAACCGGACGTTCAGGAGCCCGCAGGCGATTTGCGACGTCTCAAGTCAATTTATTCAGGCCAACCCGGCTCAAATCCGCAAAGAGGTGGCGAGCAACAATCATTATGAAACCCGGCAGTATCTCTTTGCCTACGGTTTCGAGGATCAGAGCCGCGCCAACGAGCACCTGGTCGAACAGCTTGCTCAAATGCAGCGCTTCCTGAAGGCTGGAAAGCTCGAACCGGGCAAGAACGGAAGGCTGTCGGTCCTGCTGCTTGGTCGGTACCGCAATGATCGGCCCGCGAACTTGCAGCAATGGAAGGAGCGTTTCGCAGACAGCATCGATCTCGACTTCAAGACCGTCCATTCTTCAAAGGGCCTCGAGGCTGACTATGTCATGCTCTTGAATGTCGTCGAAGGAAATCTCGGTTTTCCAAGTCAGATTGAGGATGACCCCGTCCTTCAAATCCCGATGCCCGAGCCAGATCCTTTTCCCATGGCTGAAGAGCGGCGGCTATTTTACGTCGCGCTCACACGCGCCAAACGTCAGGTCCGAATTTACACCAGCCTTGCGCAGCCATCCCGCTTCCTGATCGAGTTGGTAAAGAATGGCTCCATTGTCATCGAGCCGGTAGACGCGGCGCCACTTGAGCCATGTCCCGTATGCTCGGTAGGTGTCGTCACACGACGGACTGGACGCCATGGGGATTTTGAAAGTTGCAGCACTTGGCCGCGGTGTGAGTTCAAGCGGAATATCGAAAGCGACGAGAGCAAAAAGGGAGAGTCACCTGTCCGCCTGAGTGGCAATGTCGCACAGGGAAGCACATGTCCTTCCTGCGAGC
- a CDS encoding IS256 family transposase produces MSRRKEPVIPNALLDQLLAGGAASAAFEQGGLLDSLKKALTERALNAEMDHHLATGEGAGNTRNGYGRKTVMTEAGKLEIDVPRDRQSSFDPQLIAKYQRRFPGFDEKIVSMYARGMSTREITGHLQDLYGIDVSPDLISTVTDAVLDEVAVWQQRPLDAIYPLVFFDAIRVKIRDEGMVRNKAIHIALGVRADGAKEVLGLWLEQNEGAKFWLRVMNELRNRGTEDILLAVVDGLKGFPDAITAVFPEAVVQTCIVHLLRNSMDFVSWKDRKGLATALKEIYRAPSADAAQVALTEFEAGPWGQRYPAIGQSWRRAWAEVIPFFAFPDDVRRIIYTTNAIEALNSKLRRAVRTRGHFPSDDAATKLLYLILNRSEKEWKMPPREWTMAKAQFAVIFGERFIRAMAA; encoded by the coding sequence ATGTCACGACGCAAAGAACCCGTTATTCCCAATGCGCTTCTCGACCAGCTTTTGGCCGGAGGCGCTGCCAGTGCCGCATTTGAACAAGGTGGCTTGCTGGATTCGCTGAAGAAGGCGCTCACGGAGCGCGCGTTAAACGCGGAGATGGATCACCATCTTGCGACAGGCGAAGGCGCCGGCAACACGCGCAACGGCTATGGCCGGAAGACCGTAATGACCGAGGCCGGCAAGCTGGAGATTGATGTCCCGCGCGACCGCCAGTCCAGCTTCGACCCGCAGTTGATAGCCAAGTATCAGCGCCGCTTTCCGGGCTTCGATGAGAAGATTGTTTCGATGTATGCGCGGGGCATGAGCACCCGGGAGATTACCGGGCATCTGCAGGATCTGTACGGCATCGATGTGTCGCCCGATCTCATCAGCACGGTGACGGACGCGGTGCTCGATGAAGTCGCCGTCTGGCAGCAACGCCCGCTCGATGCGATCTATCCGCTGGTCTTTTTCGATGCGATCCGGGTAAAAATCCGAGACGAAGGCATGGTCCGCAATAAAGCGATCCATATCGCCCTTGGCGTTCGCGCCGATGGTGCCAAGGAGGTGCTCGGACTGTGGCTTGAGCAAAACGAGGGTGCCAAGTTCTGGTTGCGGGTCATGAACGAACTGCGCAACCGTGGCACAGAGGATATCCTGCTCGCTGTCGTCGATGGCCTCAAAGGCTTTCCAGATGCGATCACAGCCGTGTTTCCCGAGGCCGTCGTTCAAACATGCATCGTCCATTTACTCCGCAATTCCATGGACTTCGTATCCTGGAAGGACCGCAAAGGCCTGGCAACGGCGCTCAAGGAGATTTACCGCGCGCCCAGCGCTGATGCTGCACAGGTGGCACTCACCGAATTCGAGGCCGGTCCCTGGGGCCAGCGTTACCCGGCTATTGGCCAGAGCTGGCGTCGCGCCTGGGCTGAGGTCATTCCGTTCTTTGCCTTTCCCGACGACGTCCGCAGGATCATCTACACCACGAACGCGATCGAGGCGTTGAACTCGAAGCTGCGCAGGGCTGTCAGGACAAGAGGACATTTCCCCAGCGACGACGCAGCAACCAAGCTGCTCTATCTGATCTTGAACAGGTCGGAAAAAGAGTGGAAGATGCCGCCTCGTGAATGGACGATGGCAAAGGCACAATTTGCAGTCATCTTCGGCGAACGCTTCATCAGAGCCATGGCCGCCTGA